TCCGGCCCCGCGCTGCCCTCGTCTCCGTCCAGGGCCACCTCCTCATCTTCTTCCTCCCTGGAAGCGCCTGGGCCCAAGGAAGGCCTGGTGAGGTGGAGTCCCTGCCTTTCCGGCCATCGTGCCCTCCTCACCTCCCACACAGAGGGTCCGAACCCCAGTCCCAGCGGCCCTCGGCCACCTCCCTCACCCGGCTGGAAGTCGATGGTCCGCAGCATTTCGGCCACGTGTTCCACGCTCACGGTGAATTGCTCCATGCTCTCATAGCCTGGCTCCGGCCGCCCTGCCAGCTCCACCTTCGACATGGCCCCGACCCTGCGGTGGCCACACGGACTCAGCTGGCAATGCCCCAGCACCCTCAAGCCCCGCCCCCAGCCAGTGGAGCAGCGCAgccccctcctttcccttcccgcTGTGCCTACTCACTTATTGATCAGCTCCTTGGCCTGCtgcagggaagaaaaggagggtgAGAGTAAGCACCGGGCCAACCCGGGCAAAGTCCCATTTCTGAGTCTCACCACAGTCCTGTGGGGTAGGTGGGAAGGCACATCCCAATCGTTAAGTAGAAAATGAACTCAGAGGGGGTGACTTGCCCACGGTCGTAGTGGCAAACAGGTGCAAGAGACAAGACTTGAACCTGGGTCTCCAGGTACCAAGGCCCCGACTCTAGCCACTGTGCGGCACTGCTACCCTCCCCTAGGGCCCACCTGGAGGTAGAGCGCCATCTGTGGCTCTTCCATGGACTGAATGGCGGACTCCACCAGCTTAGAGGAGGCCTCCAGGTGGTCGCCATACTGACGGATGAGGCCGCGGACGCGCTGCAGCTTCTCCTCTTGCTCCCGGGCCAGCGCCTGCAGCAGCTCGCCCTTGCGCTCCTCCAGCACTGCGCACAGGCTCTCAAACCTCTGGTTTAACAACTGCTTCTGCCTCCGGCTATTGTCCTAAAAGATGGGGAGCAAGGATGAGGGAAGGCGTGGCTGAGACCCGGTGGCTGGGAAAGCACAGGATACTCACAGAGAACCAACACAGAAAGTGACCCACCCATAGTGACACTGTGCGTTAGTGGCTGAGCCAGAATCCAGCCCAGAtcttttccataataaaaacacaatactTTAAAGTAGCTTCACTGAGTGTTGTCTATATCCCTAGCcctggtttttatttgcattattccATATAATTCTCAAAAAGAACCCATGAGGTAGCTGGTGTACCATTTATCATCATCACTGTTTTATGAGgttaaacaaaaccaaagcacagagaagttaaataattggATTAAAGTTTTGCGGAAAAGCTGGAATGAGCACCCAGCAGCCTGGCAAAAGCACCTCCCACCACTCCCAGGACCCCAGAAACTTTTGGACCAGTTTGGCCAGAGGTCAGAGAGGAGCAGTTCTCTTGGGAGCCCGGGGTCCGCAGGCCAGCCAGTTGCTGTTCCCCCCGCCCTCCAGCCCAGGCTCACCTCAATGGTCTGGCACACCTCCTCCATCTGCGTGATGACTGCTTGCACACGGTCATTGCCTGCCACTAGCATCGCGATGCCATCGCTGAGCTCACTCTGATACACACACAGGTTAGCACTTAGAGCTGGGACCTCACCTAGAGCTATACCCCTCACCCCAGCCAGGGTTGCCTAGGAGAGGGCTggcccctccaccccaccccccatgAGGGCATCTACAGCAATCTAGAAGGTTTGAACCATCAAAAGGTACAGAAGCACATTCTAGGGATTCTGGAAGGAGGTGGAGAGAAGCCCTCCACCACTAAGTGGGGAAGGAACAGACAGTCTCCAAACATCCACCAGATAGTAGGCACTGGGCTAGATGCTTTATCTGTAGATTCGTTTCCTGCATAAATTCTGAGAAATTCTTCACGATTATCCATCTGCATAATATTGccttttctctattctctttaTCCTCTCATTCTGGGAATCTGATTAGACCTGTTAGACCTTCTCACTCTCAGCCTTCTCATCTCCTAGAACTGcacattctgtttttcttttagtccTCTCATGCTATTCACTAGTTCTGTTTTCAGACAAATCTATCATTTAATTCAcctgttgagtttttttttttttttttttttttttttgagacgaattcttgctgtcacccaggctggagtgcagttgcgtgatctcagctcactgcaagctccgcctcctgggttctcgccattctcctgcctcagcctccagagtagctgggactacaggcacccgccaccacacccggctgattttttgtatttttagtagagacacggtttcaccgtgttagccagaatggtcttgatctcctgaccttgtgattcgcctgcctcagccacccaaagtgctggaattacaggtgtgagccacttcgcccggccgaattttttttttgtaagagacagtctcactctgtcactcaggctggagtgcagtagtatgatcattGTTCACTGGATCCTCGAACTCCTGcactcaggcgatcctcctgcttcagcctcccgagtagctgggattacaggcacatgacaccactcccaactaattacaacaaaaaaattttttaggccgggtgcagtggctcacacctataatctcagcactatgggaggccaacacgaggtcaggagatcaagaccatcctggctaacacagtgaaaacccgtctctactaaaaatataaaaaattagccaggtgtggtggtggacacctgtagtcccagctactccagaggctgaggcaggagaatggtgtgaacctaggaggcggagcttgcagtgagccgagatcctgccactgcactccagcctggatgacagagtgagacctccgtctcaaaaaaaaaaaaattttttttagagatggaggtctcactctgtcacccaggctagtctcaaactccaggccttatcctcctgcctcagcctccctagtcacTGGGTTTACAGGttccagccaccatgcccagccatctgttaaatgttctattttatataaatataatatatataatctattttatatatgttatatatattttatatatatatatatttgagataaggtctcactctgtctcccaggctggagtgcagtggctcaatctcagctcactgcatcctcgaccttccaggctcaggtgatcctcccacctcagcctcccaggtagctgggactacaggtgcatgccaccacgtccagctaattttttgcattttttttgtagacggggtttcaacatttccccaggctggtctccagttcctgggctcaagtgatcctcccacctcagcctcccaaagtgtcgggattactggcgtgagccac
This DNA window, taken from Macaca thibetana thibetana isolate TM-01 chromosome 13, ASM2454274v1, whole genome shotgun sequence, encodes the following:
- the TRIM54 gene encoding tripartite motif-containing protein 54 isoform X1, producing the protein MNFTVGFKPLLGDAHSMDNLEKQLICPICLEMFSKPVVILPCQHNLCRKCANDVFQASNPLWQSRGSTTVSSGGRFRCPSCRHEVVLDRHGVYGLQRNLLVENIIDIYKQESSRPLHSKAEQHLMCEEHEEEKINIYCLSCEVPTCSLCKVFGAHKDCEVAPLPTIYKRQKSELSDGIAMLVAGNDRVQAVITQMEEVCQTIEDNSRRQKQLLNQRFESLCAVLEERKGELLQALAREQEEKLQRVRGLIRQYGDHLEASSKLVESAIQSMEEPQMALYLQQAKELINKVGAMSKVELAGRPEPGYESMEQFTVSVEHVAEMLRTIDFQPGASREEEDEEVALDGDEGSAGPEEERPDGP
- the TRIM54 gene encoding tripartite motif-containing protein 54 isoform X2, producing the protein MNFTVGFKPLLGDAHSMDNLEKQLICPICLEMFSKPVVILPCQHNLCRKCANDVFQASNPLWQSRGSTTVSSGGRFRCPSCRHEVVLDRHGVYGLQRNLLVENIIDIYKQESSRPLHSKAEQHLMCEEHEEEKINIYCLSCEVPTCSLCKVFGAHKDCEVAPLPTIYKRQKSELSDGIAMLVAGNDRVQAVITQMEEVCQTIEDNSRRQKQLLNQRFESLCAVLEERKGELLQALAREQEEKLQRVRGLIRQYGDHLEASSKLVESAIQSMEEPQMALYLQAKELINKVGAMSKVELAGRPEPGYESMEQFTVSVEHVAEMLRTIDFQPGASREEEDEEVALDGDEGSAGPEEERPDGP